From one Streptomyces mobaraensis genomic stretch:
- the lepB gene encoding signal peptidase I has product MAVGARSGHGEPEKRPDGAGEPAAGERVPPSPASPPSPPSPQGPHGGPGGPPPPEDPGRVPDGPVGGDLPDGRGPGEPVSLGKDGEPGKPGKPGKAGKAGKQRSFWKELPILIGVALILALFIKTFLVQAFSIPSESMQDTLQRGDRVLVDKLTPWFGAEPERGEVVVFHDPGSWLRDTPGEQSGPVGNGVQKVLSFVGLMPSAGEKDLIKRVIAVGGDKVECKGGNNPVVVNGKALDEPYIFPGDTPCSDKPFGPVTVPKGKLWVMGDHRQNSMDSRWHQDEDGGFVPVDDVVGRAIVVAWPLNRWATLPVPDTFDQPGLGAAAAAAPPALGLAGAVPLVLWRRRRLLASRAAVVRD; this is encoded by the coding sequence GTGGCGGTCGGCGCCCGGTCCGGCCATGGAGAGCCCGAGAAGCGCCCGGACGGTGCCGGGGAGCCGGCCGCGGGGGAACGTGTTCCCCCCTCGCCTGCCTCGCCCCCTTCGCCCCCTTCGCCCCAAGGGCCCCACGGGGGCCCGGGCGGGCCGCCGCCACCGGAGGATCCCGGCCGGGTTCCGGACGGGCCGGTGGGCGGTGACCTGCCGGACGGCCGGGGGCCCGGGGAGCCGGTGTCGCTGGGGAAGGACGGCGAGCCCGGTAAGCCTGGTAAGCCCGGTAAAGCCGGAAAGGCCGGGAAGCAGCGGTCCTTTTGGAAGGAACTGCCGATCCTGATCGGCGTCGCGCTGATCCTCGCGCTCTTCATCAAGACGTTCCTGGTGCAGGCGTTCTCGATCCCGTCCGAGTCGATGCAGGACACCCTCCAGCGCGGCGACCGGGTGCTGGTCGACAAGCTCACCCCCTGGTTCGGCGCCGAGCCCGAGCGCGGCGAGGTGGTCGTCTTCCACGACCCGGGCAGCTGGTTGAGGGACACCCCGGGCGAGCAGTCCGGGCCGGTGGGCAACGGGGTGCAGAAGGTCCTCAGCTTCGTCGGACTCATGCCGTCCGCCGGGGAGAAGGACCTGATCAAGCGGGTCATCGCGGTCGGCGGCGACAAGGTCGAGTGCAAGGGCGGCAACAACCCCGTCGTCGTCAACGGCAAGGCGCTCGACGAGCCGTACATCTTCCCCGGGGACACCCCGTGCAGCGACAAGCCCTTCGGGCCGGTCACGGTGCCCAAGGGCAAGCTGTGGGTGATGGGCGACCACCGGCAGAACTCGATGGACTCGCGCTGGCACCAGGACGAGGACGGTGGCTTCGTGCCGGTGGACGACGTCGTCGGCCGCGCGATCGTCGTCGCCTGGCCGCTGAACCGCTGGGCGACGCTGCCCGTCCCCGACACCTTCGACCAGCCCGGTCTGGGCGCGGCCGCCGCCGCGGCGCCCCCGGCGCTGGGCCTCGCGGGGGCCGTCCCGCTGGTGCTGTGGCGCCGCCGCCGGCTGCTCGCCTCCCGCGCCGCCGTAGTGCGCGACTGA
- the lepB gene encoding signal peptidase I: MGGAERGGPGRAGRLVSGIAVALGAVLFLGGFAWAALVYKPYTVPTDSMAPTIARGARVLAQRIDGDDVRRGDVVVFHDKVWGDMAMVKRVVGVGGDTVACCDRQGRMTINGTPVEEPYLHGGGPASGAFGPAAGGFSATVPKGELFLLGDHRADSVDSRSHLGKDQGAIPRDAVSARVDAVLWPAGDLGVLSRPAAFDALPGGTSRPGPVRLLAIAVVVGAALILVGAAYGPLARLLTRRTASGGSSGGASGGTSGGSSGGTGKAVAPHG; the protein is encoded by the coding sequence ATGGGCGGAGCGGAACGCGGTGGTCCGGGACGTGCCGGCAGGCTGGTGTCCGGGATCGCCGTGGCCCTCGGCGCCGTCCTCTTCCTCGGCGGCTTCGCGTGGGCGGCCCTCGTCTACAAGCCGTACACCGTCCCCACCGACTCCATGGCGCCGACCATCGCCCGCGGCGCGCGCGTCCTCGCCCAGCGGATCGACGGGGACGACGTCCGGCGCGGCGATGTCGTCGTCTTCCACGACAAGGTGTGGGGCGACATGGCCATGGTCAAACGCGTGGTGGGGGTCGGCGGTGACACCGTCGCCTGCTGCGACCGGCAGGGGCGGATGACGATCAACGGCACCCCCGTCGAAGAACCGTATCTGCACGGTGGCGGCCCGGCCTCCGGCGCTTTCGGCCCGGCCGCCGGCGGTTTCTCGGCCACCGTACCCAAGGGGGAGCTGTTCCTGCTCGGCGACCACCGCGCCGACTCCGTCGACTCCCGCTCCCACCTGGGCAAGGACCAGGGCGCGATCCCGCGCGACGCGGTGAGCGCGCGGGTGGACGCCGTGCTCTGGCCGGCCGGTGACCTGGGCGTGCTGTCCCGCCCCGCCGCGTTCGACGCCCTGCCGGGCGGCACGTCGCGGCCCGGGCCCGTGCGCCTGCTGGCCATCGCCGTCGTGGTGGGCGCGGCGCTCATCCTGGTAGGTGCGGCGTACGGCCCGCTCGCCCGCCTGCTGACGCGGCGGACGGCTTCGGGCGGGTCTTCCGGCGGCGCTTCCGGCGGGACTTCGGGCGGGTCCTCCGGCGGGACAGGGAAGGCGGTGGCGCCCCATGGCTGA
- a CDS encoding YifB family Mg chelatase-like AAA ATPase: MGFARTCSVALVGVEGVVVEVQADLEPGVAAFTLVGLPDKSLSESRDRVRAAISNSGGEWPQRKLTVGLSPASVPKGGSGFDLAVACAVLGAAERIDPRRIADLVMIGELGLDGRVRPVRGVLPAVLAAADAGYRQVVVPERTAAEAALVPGVAVLGVRSLRQLVAVLTDEPVPEEADPERDGRPDPLLAGLAVPGAGQGMGVASHGHDGHTPDLAEVAGQRRARRALEVSAAGRHHLFLLGPPGAGKTMLAERLPGLLPPLTPEESLEVTAVHSVAGTLPAGQPLIDRPPYCAPHHSASMASLVGGGSGMPRPGAVSLAHHGILFLDEAPECSPRVLDALRQPLESGHVVVARSGGVMRLPARFLLALAANPCPCGRHGLGGDGCDCAPRTVRRYLARLSGPLLDRVDLRVTVEPVARAELVGLGPGAESSATVGARVRAARERAAARYAGTPWRTNSEVPGHELRTRWLVEPEALRDAERDMERGLLTARGLDRVLRVAWTVADLAGHARPSADDVRQALELRTGVRRGAVAAGAGAEAGGLL; this comes from the coding sequence ATGGGCTTCGCCCGTACGTGCTCGGTCGCCCTGGTCGGGGTGGAAGGGGTGGTCGTCGAGGTCCAGGCCGACCTCGAACCGGGCGTCGCCGCCTTCACCCTCGTCGGGCTGCCCGACAAGAGCCTCTCCGAGAGCCGGGATCGGGTCCGCGCCGCCATCTCCAATTCGGGCGGCGAGTGGCCGCAGCGGAAGCTGACGGTGGGGCTGAGCCCCGCGTCCGTTCCGAAGGGCGGCAGCGGCTTCGACCTGGCCGTCGCCTGTGCGGTGCTGGGCGCCGCCGAGCGCATCGACCCGCGGCGGATCGCCGACCTGGTGATGATCGGGGAACTGGGCCTCGACGGCCGGGTCCGCCCGGTGCGGGGCGTCCTGCCGGCCGTGCTCGCGGCGGCGGACGCCGGGTACCGGCAGGTCGTCGTCCCCGAGCGCACCGCCGCCGAGGCGGCGCTGGTGCCCGGCGTCGCGGTGCTCGGGGTACGCAGCCTGCGCCAGCTGGTGGCCGTCCTCACCGACGAGCCCGTGCCCGAGGAGGCGGACCCCGAACGGGACGGCCGCCCCGACCCGTTGCTCGCCGGGCTGGCGGTGCCCGGCGCGGGCCAGGGCATGGGCGTGGCTTCCCACGGGCACGACGGGCATACGCCCGACCTCGCCGAGGTCGCGGGCCAGCGGCGGGCGCGCCGGGCGCTGGAGGTGTCCGCCGCCGGGCGGCACCACCTGTTCCTGCTGGGTCCGCCGGGCGCGGGCAAGACCATGCTCGCCGAGCGGCTGCCCGGCCTGCTGCCGCCGCTCACCCCGGAGGAGTCGCTGGAGGTCACGGCGGTCCACTCGGTGGCGGGCACGCTCCCGGCCGGGCAGCCGCTGATCGACCGGCCGCCCTACTGCGCACCGCACCACTCGGCCTCGATGGCCTCGTTGGTCGGCGGGGGTTCGGGGATGCCCCGGCCGGGCGCGGTGTCGCTGGCTCACCATGGGATCTTGTTCCTGGACGAGGCGCCCGAATGCTCCCCTCGTGTCCTGGACGCCCTGCGGCAGCCGCTGGAGTCCGGGCATGTGGTGGTGGCCCGCTCGGGCGGGGTGATGCGGCTCCCGGCCCGGTTCCTGCTGGCTCTGGCCGCCAACCCCTGCCCGTGCGGTCGGCACGGGCTCGGCGGGGACGGCTGCGACTGCGCGCCCAGGACCGTACGGCGCTATCTGGCCCGCCTCTCCGGGCCGTTGCTCGACCGGGTCGACCTCCGGGTGACCGTCGAACCGGTGGCCCGCGCGGAGCTGGTGGGGCTCGGCCCGGGCGCCGAGAGCTCCGCGACGGTCGGCGCCCGGGTGCGGGCCGCCCGCGAACGGGCCGCCGCGCGGTACGCGGGCACGCCCTGGCGCACCAACAGCGAGGTCCCGGGGCACGAACTGCGCACCCGCTGGCTCGTCGAGCCGGAAGCCCTGCGGGACGCCGAACGGGACATGGAACGCGGCCTGCTCACCGCGCGCGGGCTGGACCGGGTGCTCAGGGTCGCCTGGACCGTCGCGGACCTCGCGGGCCACGCCCGGCCGTCGGCGGACGACGTCCGCCAGGCGCTCGAACTGCGCACCGGCGTCCGGCGGGGTGCTGTGGCGGCCGGGGCCGGGGCCGAGGCCGGGGGGCTGCTGTGA
- a CDS encoding NUDIX hydrolase — protein MADAARTGEARRRAARVVLLDARDRILLLHGFEPADPGRTWWFTPGGGLEGDEDWEAAARRELAEETGITEIELGPPLWRRTCSFPFDGRRWDQEERYYLARTRQMGSWTGGGTELERRSVTGLRWWTCGELLATHETVYPTRLAELLSTLLRDGPPQVPVRLETERA, from the coding sequence ATGGCTGACGCGGCACGGACCGGGGAAGCCCGGCGGCGGGCGGCCCGCGTCGTCCTGCTCGACGCCCGGGACCGGATCCTGCTGCTGCACGGCTTCGAACCCGCCGACCCCGGGCGGACCTGGTGGTTCACCCCGGGCGGCGGACTGGAGGGTGACGAGGACTGGGAGGCGGCGGCCCGCCGCGAGCTCGCCGAGGAGACCGGGATCACGGAGATCGAGCTCGGCCCGCCGCTGTGGCGGCGCACCTGCTCGTTCCCCTTCGACGGCCGCCGGTGGGACCAGGAGGAGCGCTACTACCTGGCCCGTACCCGGCAGATGGGCTCCTGGACCGGCGGCGGGACGGAGCTGGAACGCCGCAGTGTGACCGGACTCCGCTGGTGGACCTGCGGTGAACTCCTCGCCACCCATGAGACGGTGTATCCGACCAGGCTCGCCGAGCTGCTGAGCACGCTGCTCCGAGACGGTCCCCCGCAGGTGCCGGTGCGCCTGGAGACGGAACGCGCCTGA
- a CDS encoding DUF2469 domain-containing protein, producing MSAEDLEKYETEMELKLYREYRDVVGLFKYVIETERRFYLTNDYEMQVHSVQGEVFFEVSMADAWVWDMYRPARFVKQVRVLTFKDVNIEELNKSDLDLPSG from the coding sequence ATGAGCGCCGAGGACCTCGAGAAGTACGAGACCGAGATGGAGCTGAAGCTCTACCGGGAGTACCGCGACGTCGTCGGTCTGTTCAAATACGTGATCGAGACCGAGCGGCGCTTCTACCTGACCAACGACTACGAGATGCAGGTCCACTCCGTCCAGGGCGAGGTCTTCTTCGAGGTCTCGATGGCGGACGCGTGGGTCTGGGACATGTACCGGCCCGCCCGCTTCGTCAAACAGGTGCGGGTCCTGACGTTCAAGGACGTCAACATCGAGGAGCTCAACAAGAGCGATCTCGACCTTCCGAGTGGCTGA
- a CDS encoding YraN family protein, whose protein sequence is MDARRALGRYGEDLAVRRLTEAGMTVLARNWRCREGEIDVVAHDRDALVVCEVKTRRAGAYQHPMAALTAVKAERLRRLAGRWLERYGGPPPGGVRIDLVGVVLPERGAPEVQHVRGVA, encoded by the coding sequence ATGGACGCGCGACGGGCGCTGGGGCGCTACGGGGAGGACCTGGCGGTACGCCGGCTGACGGAGGCCGGGATGACGGTGCTGGCCCGCAACTGGCGCTGCCGCGAGGGCGAGATCGACGTGGTGGCGCACGACCGGGACGCGCTGGTCGTGTGCGAGGTGAAGACCCGCAGGGCGGGTGCCTACCAGCACCCGATGGCGGCCCTCACGGCCGTCAAGGCCGAGCGGCTGCGCCGGCTCGCGGGGCGCTGGCTGGAGCGGTACGGCGGCCCGCCCCCGGGTGGGGTGCGCATCGACCTGGTCGGCGTGGTGCTCCCGGAGCGGGGCGCTCCCGAGGTGCAGCACGTCAGGGGGGTGGCGTGA